One Micromonospora sp. WMMD1120 genomic region harbors:
- a CDS encoding DUF998 domain-containing protein, translated as MRAVPNWAVATAAAAPVLLVAGWTVAESRQPVGYDPVRDTISELAGQDATDAWIMVATLVLLGCCYLSVAAVLHAAGLPSRFLLAVGGVATIALVAFPRPPVGGSLSHGVAATVAVLALVLWPAGSALRLPRAEHGRHPTRPEPPWAFRRAVALSATAVLLALFGWCAFEVTSGSRTGLAERVTAVAVSLWPLLAVLSARRAHLAWSASGAPTLGTASPTAGVVPPDPLRPADGPDRLA; from the coding sequence ATGCGCGCCGTACCGAACTGGGCCGTCGCCACGGCGGCGGCCGCGCCCGTGTTGCTGGTGGCCGGATGGACGGTGGCGGAATCCCGGCAGCCGGTCGGGTACGACCCGGTCCGAGACACCATCAGCGAGCTGGCGGGGCAGGACGCCACCGACGCCTGGATCATGGTGGCGACCCTGGTGCTGTTGGGCTGCTGTTACCTGTCCGTCGCCGCGGTGCTGCACGCGGCCGGGCTGCCCAGCCGATTCCTGCTCGCGGTCGGCGGGGTGGCGACCATCGCGCTCGTCGCCTTTCCCCGGCCGCCGGTGGGCGGGTCGCTCAGTCACGGCGTCGCGGCGACGGTGGCGGTGCTCGCCCTGGTGCTCTGGCCGGCCGGCTCGGCGCTACGGCTGCCGCGCGCCGAGCACGGCAGACACCCGACCCGGCCGGAGCCGCCGTGGGCGTTCCGCCGGGCGGTGGCGCTGAGCGCAACGGCGGTGCTGCTCGCGCTCTTCGGCTGGTGCGCGTTCGAGGTGACCAGCGGGTCCCGTACCGGGCTGGCCGAGCGGGTGACGGCGGTGGCCGTCTCGCTGTGGCCCCTGCTGGCGGTCCTCTCCGCCCGGCGGGCGCACCTCGCCTGGTCGGCGTCCGGCGCGCCGACGCTTGGCACGGCGTCACCGACCGCCGGTGTCGTCCCCCCGGATCCCCTGCGGCCCGCGGACGGGCCCGACCGGCTCGCCTGA
- a CDS encoding S1 family peptidase, with translation MRPTRSSFRVAATVAVSGSLVVGTLIGAPAQAAPAASPDAAAAISAELGDRSAGSYIDASGRSVVTVTDAAAASKASRAGATVRYVTRGAAELNRATADLERSAKIPGTAWWSDPVTNQVVVSVDSTVTGAKLERVKAAAARANGAVRVEAEAGVLSTRISGGQAIYAGGGGRCSLGFNVRSGSTYSFLTAGHCTNISASWYSNSAQTALLGSRTGTSFPGNDYGIVRHNNSANAAGNVYLYNGSYRDITGAGNASVGLSVQRSGSTTGLRGGSVTATNATVNYAEGSVSGLIRTNVCAEPGDSGGSLFSGSTALGLTSGGSGNCRTGGTTFFQPVTEALSRYGVSVF, from the coding sequence ATGCGACCCACGAGGTCCTCATTCCGTGTTGCGGCCACAGTTGCCGTCTCCGGAAGCCTGGTCGTCGGCACGCTGATCGGCGCGCCCGCCCAGGCCGCCCCGGCCGCCTCACCCGACGCCGCCGCGGCCATCTCCGCCGAACTCGGCGACCGCTCCGCCGGCTCGTACATCGACGCCAGCGGCAGGTCCGTCGTCACGGTGACCGACGCCGCTGCCGCCAGCAAGGCGAGCAGGGCGGGCGCCACCGTCCGCTACGTCACCCGCGGCGCCGCGGAGCTCAACCGGGCCACCGCCGACCTGGAGCGTTCCGCCAAGATTCCGGGCACCGCCTGGTGGAGCGACCCGGTCACCAACCAGGTCGTCGTCTCGGTGGACAGCACCGTCACCGGGGCGAAGCTGGAGCGGGTCAAGGCCGCCGCCGCGCGGGCCAACGGCGCGGTCCGGGTCGAGGCGGAGGCCGGCGTGCTGAGCACCCGGATCTCCGGCGGCCAGGCCATCTACGCCGGTGGCGGCGGGCGCTGCTCGCTCGGCTTCAACGTGCGCAGCGGCAGCACCTACTCGTTCCTGACGGCCGGGCACTGCACCAACATCTCGGCCAGCTGGTACTCGAACTCCGCCCAGACCGCGCTGCTCGGCAGCCGTACCGGCACCAGCTTCCCGGGCAACGACTACGGCATCGTGCGGCACAACAACTCCGCCAACGCCGCCGGCAACGTCTACCTCTACAACGGCAGCTACCGGGACATCACCGGCGCTGGCAACGCGTCGGTCGGCCTGTCGGTGCAGCGCTCCGGCAGCACCACCGGCCTGCGCGGCGGCTCGGTGACCGCCACCAACGCCACTGTGAACTACGCCGAGGGCTCGGTCTCCGGCCTGATCCGCACCAACGTCTGCGCCGAGCCGGGCGACAGCGGCGGCTCGCTGTTCTCCGGCAGCACCGCGCTGGGTCTGACCTCCGGTGGTAGCGGCAACTGCCGCACCGGCGGCACGACCTTCTTCCAGCCGGTCACCGAGGCGCTCAGCCGTTACGGCGTCAGCGTCTTCTGA